GGGAACAAGATAATTGGGACCAAGGAGATAAAACGAGAAGTTCAGCTTTTCCCTGAGCCATAGGCACCCGTGTTCCATCATACGTGGAAGAGGAGGTTTTGAACCAGGAGAAAGCAAATGTTTGGGGGGTTTTGTGGGTTTGTGCTTTTTTCAGACAGGTGTCAAGACACAACATAAATGTTGTGTTCTGTCCTCTTGTCATCAGGACAATTTTAACCCTGTGTTTGAGGAGCGAGGCAAAGTCCAAGACTGTTTCTACCTCTTTGAGATAGACAGCAGCCTGGCCTGTTCCCCAGAGATCTCCCACCTCAGCGTGGGTTCTATCTTACTTGTCACGTGAGTACGTTTTCCTTTATCAgtccaaaccttttttttttttttttttaactccacaaTCACTTGGAGGTCTGTAGGTACAaatagtgtgtgtgcatgtatatgttaTACTATAATTTGTAAAAATCCTCTTTAAACTCTGTGCAAGTATTCAAAAATGACTTAATGTTTTGGacccagtaaatatttgcatTTGGATATAGGATTTTTTCCCTACTGGAGGGCTGGACAGTTTTTAATATGCTGCCATTAGATTATTCgaacttttaaagaaatggagTTGTGTATCTAATGGTGACTGTTCTCAGCCCTAAGTCAGAGTCACAAACTCTGTCTTACTTTATTCTGatcattttggttttctcagactGACACTCTAATTGGTTTTCTAAGGACCTACCAAGCCCCCTTGTTCATTCAACTGactaccttttttttcctttcatttttatggaACACAGCTTAGGAAATAGGTAACAATGAATATAGAGATTATCTTTAGTTATCTGAGTCTTACTGTTTCTTGGTTTTTGAGTATAGATGTCTTTCTCTCTCAACAGGTTTGCATCGCTGATCGCCGTCTATATCATCGGGGGGTTCCTGTACCAGCGACTGGTGGTGGGAGCCAAAGGAATGGAGCAGTTTCCCCACTTGGCCTTCTGGCAGGATCTTGGCAACCTGGTAGCAGTAAGTAACAGGGCAGCTGGCTGAGTCCGTGGCCTACAGACAAGGTTGAATGACCAgccatcctggtttgcccagaCTGAGGGGTTTCCCGAGACACAGGACATTGGGTGCTAAAACCACAAAAGTCCCAGCAAACCAAGACAGTTGGTTGCCCTAGTACAGATAAGCAACACAGCATCTTAGTGTCTGGCCTTGCTAAGGCCTGGCTGGAAGAGCAGTCCTTTTCCTGAGATTTGGGAGCCTGATACAGCTCTTAAGGGGCCTAGGTGAGGAAAGGGTGAGGCCAAGTTAGAACCTGTCTATTCTTCCCCACATTCAATTCAAGCTGATCCTTGGAGCTTTGGGGTTTTCTCTTCATTATCCCTGGAGAAAACCAGTTCCTGCCACATTCTTGGACCATAACACCTGAAAGCTGCTGATTTCAAACGAtcgtttccttcctttcctttccccctaCAGGATGGTTGTGACTTTGTGTGCCGATCTAAACCCCGAAACGTGCCTGCTGCGTATCGTGGTGTGGGGGATGACCAGCTGGGGGAGGAGTCGGAAGAAAGGGATGATCATTTATTACCGATGTGATTGCACTTTAAATGTCCGGCTTCTTCAGCCCCCAAACCAAAGCATCCTCAGCCAGGTTTCTTAAGCAGCCTCCGCTCCAGTCTCTCATCTCACCCTTAATATTGCTCTTGCCTTCCGGTTTGCTTTTGGTTTGCATCCACTTGTCAGTAGTAGAAATGCCTTCCCTTTGTTCCCTATTTGTTTTCCCTCCTGAGAGGTACGGTTGTAGGACAGATATAATATAACAGGGCCAATGACAGCAGAGGCTGTTGCACTGTCCCTTGGTATCAGAAAGTACAAGTAGGGGAGTTATCATGAGCAAAAGGGTATGGCAGGCTCCCTGACCCTTccttttttaaacacattttcacaAGTTTTTGAGACACTggatttctttaatttaaaaaaaaaaaaaaaaaaaaaaagcaaagaaacattatttataCAAGGTTTGATTGCTTTCATGCTGTTGCTCTGTACCCTACAGTATAGTCTCCATGAGAATCTGGATGTAATTTCTTGCTGCTTGGAACTATTTTGCAGTGATTACTTGGTTGTAGTCCAAGTACTGCCATTTGTTTTGAGCCTGGTGATGTCGTAGACTTAATCCTCCCACCTCTGGAATTAGGATGGGAAAATTTGAAATTTCCCAATTAGAGGATTACAAGGTACCATACATCATTTGCTGGCATTGGAGTGACTTTATAGCTGGAGCTAGGACCTGGACTGTAGTCTAAAGTTATTGGTCCATCTGCAGCCAAAATGCCTAATCCAGAAGTCCAGTCCATTGGAAAGGGACATTGAAATTGACCTCCTGTGCCGCCGGGGTTCCAGAAAAGGGAAGTCTGTTTACCTTGGTAGTGGGATCTCCTTGATGGCTTTCTTCTCCCACTTGCAGTCAAAGCTGGCGAAACTTTTCTTACTCCTAAAACATTCCCTGTATCAGTATTTCTAAACATGTTGCACTTTTCCTTCATAGGCATgtcattttgactttttttttttttttttttttttttgcccccagTCTTCTGGAAAGGGAATGGAGGCAGAAGTGGGACATCCAGGGCTCTGCCACCTTCCGCCCTGGCTGCGGCGGCTGCAGCACTTGTCCCTTTTTCTGGCTCAGGGACGTGTCTTCTTGCCCACGACATTACTTCTGTGGGGAGACGGTCTTAATCTTCTGATGCTTCCACCTTTCTGTTCAGGCCGTGTGCCCAGAAACCTGGCCTGATCTTTGTGTGATAGTGAGCCTGGGCCACTGAAGAGTAACATGGCTCCACTGGACACAGAAGGATGGAATCAATAGGCAGGGGCCTTTTTTTAGCCTttagagaaggaaatgaaatgattTCATCTTTGGACTTTTAAATACTattggaatgattttttttcttctttctaaacagggaaaataatgttataaaagcatcttttttgttatttgtttgcatccctcccccacaatctggtgttttaaaaatgcaaaaaatatatgtatacatttttttgtacaaaaacacttaaaagattaaaaaaaaacacattggcCTAGTCATTTGTGTGAAAGAAGAGGGTAGATACACTGGAATGATGGAGTAACAGACAACTGAGACcaattttcatccttttactgaggaggaaaaaaatatttaatatttttgttgtatAAGGTATAGCGCCTAAGGCAGGTACTTCTATTCCTGACCTCAGTCCCACGCGCTCCTGCTTTATAAAGCTATAGGACAGAGCAGAGTTGGAATGGAAAAGAAAGGTGGGGTAGGAGACAACAGATAAACTGGAAAGGAGCAGGGGGATGCGGAAAGAAAGACAACAGCCACATGTGTGCCCAAAACTTTTAGTCCCTGCAGCAAATCAGAATGATGCCAACCCAGTCTCTACCCTGGCTGGTGACCCTGCCGTGGATGCAGGAGAAAATATCCAATACTAAGAGAGTGACAACAAAACTCTGGGCCACAGCTACAGTCACACGAtccagagggaagagggagtgCCAGATTTTGCTACTTGTGTCACACAAGCTAGAAAACCCTAGCTCCCCCACTGCTGAGGCACACCTACATTCCACCCATTTCCTCGcctcaccatactgtacattccTCCTCCAGGAGAATTCTGACCCTGGCTAGACACTCCGCTCTGGGATAAGGCCGAGCAGTCCTAGTTCTCTAGACTGCCTCTTTTATAAAGATTGGATTAGGGTAGGTGAGAAtcgtaaagatttaaaaaataaagtagaaccCAGAGAAATGTCAAAGCTGCCACCATGTAGCACCAGCGACCAGTTCTTGCACTTGTCTTCCCTGTCTCAGTAATCCCCTCTACAGAAGACATACATAATTGGAACAGCTCTGTCTTCCCTGTGAAGTCTCTGCTGGCACCAGGTTATAACCTGGACAGTGGGGAGTGTCTGCCTTAGGCTGGTTTGTGCAAGAGGGCCACCTTAGGTCTCCTTGAGGACGTTTATCTTGGCGCagatcttgagggcagggcccagCTTGATGTTCATGGCACTCATAAGATGTTCCTCTTTAAGTAATAAAAGGGCCTGTCCATCAATCTCCTGGGAACGAAACTCCTCTGCAATCTCTTGGCAGCCTAGAAGGAAATGATGGGAATATGTATGAGAAACTACACGGTAGCACCAAAGTACTTGTCCTAAATTCAGTAATACAGTGGCCTGACATGGCAAGCTTTGGAAGCAAAATGAAATCAGAGCAACTGgctatttataaaaacaacaagAGCCAAgacgtggacttccctggtggcgcagtggttaagaatcctcctgccaatgcaggggacatgggttcgatccctggtccgggaagatcccacatgccgcaaagcaactaagcccgtgtgccacaactactgagcctgtgctctagagcccgcaagccacaaccgctgagcccatatgctgca
This genomic stretch from Phocoena phocoena chromosome 11, mPhoPho1.1, whole genome shotgun sequence harbors:
- the M6PR gene encoding cation-dependent mannose-6-phosphate receptor isoform X3, which gives rise to MLIYKGGDEYDSHCGKEQRRAVVMISCNRHTLDNFNPVFEERGKVQDCFYLFEIDSSLACSPEISHLSVGSILLVTFASLIAVYIIGGFLYQRLVVGAKGMEQFPHLAFWQDLGNLVADGCDFVCRSKPRNVPAAYRGVGDDQLGEESEERDDHLLPM